The Cydia strobilella chromosome 13, ilCydStro3.1, whole genome shotgun sequence genomic interval AAAGTGACCACCTGTTCACATTTTAGCTCCAGTTGGTTATTAATTACCAAGTTATTAatagaaatttattttaaaactacgcgtttGCAATTCGTATTGATCGTAATATGTGGTGTcccattttatgtttttaccattttCATTGTATGTATTAAATTGTTCATAGGAGTATGATCAAATTACTTATCATaattactattaaataaattatcataataagaTTCAATTGTACTATGTGTAATCTTACACAATTTAATGTCGTCAATGTGATGtaatcaaaataaattcacTTTCCGATTCATTTACCTCATGAAACACCGCATAGCCCTCTATCCCTAGATAACGGCGTTATGTTTCATTTTGTTGGCAGGCGGCCCAAGTTTCAGCCAGTGATAATTATGTGATCTATTTAAAACGAGTATTGTAGTCGAGCTCTAACAAGCCGGCCGTGTCGCTTTAACCAGAACCCATGGAGCACAAGCGCGAAATTCCGCAGTGCGAGGTCTGCCAGAAACCTGCCAATCAGACCTGCGGAGGATGCAAGCTCGTCTACTACTGCTCAAGGGCCCACCAAAAACTGGGATGGAGAGAAGGCCACAAGTTCAAATGCTGCGCTTTCAAGATCCAATACTCCGACACCATCGGACGACACATGGTTGCAACCCGAGATATCGAACCAGGAGAAatgattttaaaagaaaaacccGCATTAATCGGCCCCAAGATGTCCTCACCAGCACACTGCTTGGCTTGCGGAAAGAAGCTAGAGCCAATGAAAATCGGAGACAAACTTGATTTCTATAAATGTACGTCTTGCTTATGGCCCATGTGCAACCAGAAGTGCGAGAAAGCTGCAGTACATAAGGCAGAATGCAAAAtcatgactgaaaagaattatAAGTGCTCTATTAAATATGAACAGCCGGACAAAAATGAAGCAGCATACTGTGTTATTGCACCGATGAGAGTCTTATTGATGAAACAGTCGAATCCTCAGCAATTTGAAAATATTATCAATCTGCAGTCTCATTTAGACGAGAGGATACGTACGCCGTTGTACTCAATTCTCAAAGCTAATCTCAGTACATTCATAATACAAGTTCTCGGACTTGATTTCGACGAGGAAACTATTCTGAAAGTGGCTTCAATCATTGATACAAACTCGTTCGATGTCAGATCTCCTGACGGATCGAAAAGGTTACGGGCTATTTATGTCACAGCCTCAATGTTGAACCATAGCTGCAAACCGAATACTCGTCACATTTATTTGGGCGACGATTATAATATGGCCCTTATTGCAACTGTGCCAATTTCTAAAGGTGAACCTATAACTGCAACGTATACACAGTCACTATGGGGTACCTTGGATAGGCGGAGAcatctaaaaataaacaaatgttttgATTGTGACTGCGACAGGTGTAGGGACCCAACCGAATTTGGAACTAATCTAGGGAACATATACTGTTCAGTTTGCAAT includes:
- the LOC134746448 gene encoding SET domain-containing protein SmydA-8-like; this translates as MEHKREIPQCEVCQKPANQTCGGCKLVYYCSRAHQKLGWREGHKFKCCAFKIQYSDTIGRHMVATRDIEPGEMILKEKPALIGPKMSSPAHCLACGKKLEPMKIGDKLDFYKCTSCLWPMCNQKCEKAAVHKAECKIMTEKNYKCSIKYEQPDKNEAAYCVIAPMRVLLMKQSNPQQFENIINLQSHLDERIRTPLYSILKANLSTFIIQVLGLDFDEETILKVASIIDTNSFDVRSPDGSKRLRAIYVTASMLNHSCKPNTRHIYLGDDYNMALIATVPISKGEPITATYTQSLWGTLDRRRHLKINKCFDCDCDRCRDPTEFGTNLGNIYCSVCNLGGAANGAMLMSTNPLDETANWKCEKCDHFILSKQMFWGNNALKQDLNKLDRNGPKEFEEFIMKYSQTLHPSNHLVVQAKLALIQIYGNYKGYSLSDLSDNLLQRKIDLCHELLEIADKIEPGWTRFRGTLLLDLQSAMTIQTKREFETEKLTKAAAQDRLMECMVLLQEAANILRVEPHMKDALEAKIQELASQLEVTDTENGSVRLP